The following coding sequences lie in one Chelonia mydas isolate rCheMyd1 chromosome 6, rCheMyd1.pri.v2, whole genome shotgun sequence genomic window:
- the FNBP4 gene encoding formin-binding protein 4 isoform X3, translating to MGKKGRAAPGRRPILQLSPPGPRAARDGPAPPDVSSGSEADEPEVTGEVPRTVPNPPQMTAPAGPAAVKPTGGLRLLGAYADSDDEEGEAPEKSVPSTDANGSNSTDIDSTLANFLAEIDAITAPPQPAESTGASSAPPPTPPRPEPKEPASSHPSATANGTGSAQPAEWQYDTQCSLAGVGVEMGDWQEVWDENTGCYYYWNTRTNEVTWELPQYLATQVQGLQRYQPSSVAGVDGSFLVAADLYPQEKGVTVASISRGTVLPKREVKKEVNEGVQALSSSEEEKKGVAASLLAPLVPEVVKEEEERWRRKVICKEEVEPVLAEEMAAGEVAVAADKQDPCRDALEDPSQEGLCSVVQSGESSEEEEEQDTLELEMVLERKKAELRALEEGDGSVSGSSPLSDGSQSASLDTAPKLPSMQGKWKLFVGVASPESTSRGSSKTGRETPEIKEAAASAEAAEETSDKELEPEEVQDKVKVQGAPKAEDEEQDLKFQIGELANTLTSKLEFLGINRQSMSNFHMLLLQTETRIADWREGALNGNYLKRKLQDAAEQLKQYEINATPKGWSCHWDRDHRRYFYVNEQTGESQWEFPDGEEEEDGQAPDSKAEAVPKPAPKEKAESGGESTVENSTGPLSKEPFSGQVPATSLVPLTPFWTMLQSSVPVLQPPLPLEVPPPPPPPPESPPPPPPPPPPPGEDGEIQEVEMEDEESEEPPAPGTEEDAPLKPLLRPAVTSSQSNSEGNTSTALTAKPQKRKAGEMSTGLVQRAATIGSCPVLYSQPVMAASPQPMGLSLQPSYLGVTAPAIMSYSECAVPTGLAATMAQPAPARGALPAKGAMEQPPPPPPPQPPPPPPPTTKAPPPEKPRKGRRDKGKKGKAKMPSLVKKWQSIQRELDEEENSSSSEEDRELTSQKRIEEWKQQQLVSGMAERNANFEALPEDWRARLKRRKTTSST from the exons ATGGGGAAGAAGGGTCGCGCGGCGCCGGGCCGCCGGCCCATCCTGCAGCTCTCCCCGCCCGGGCCCCGCGCCGCCCGCGACGGGCCGGCCCCGCCCGACGTCAGCTCGGGCTCGGAAGCGG ATGAACCCGAGGTGACTGGGGAGGTTCCCAGAACAGTTCCAAACCCGCCCCAAATGACTGCACCTGCTGGTCCGGCAGCTGTCAAGCCAACAG GTGGCTTACGTTTGCTCGGTGCTTACGCAGACAGTGATGATGAGGAGGGAGAGGCACCTGAGAAATCAGTGCCGTCCACAGATGCAAACGGCAGCAATTCGACAGACATTGACAGCACGCTGGCAAATTTTCTGGCG GAGATTGATGCCATTACAGCTCCGCCCCAGCCTGCTGAATCGACGGGTGCCTCCTCTGCGCCCCCGCCGACTCCGCCGCGCCCAGAGCCGAAGGAGCCTGCCTCGAGCCATCCCTCGGCTACGGCGAACGGGACGGGCTCTGCCCAGCCGGCGGAGTGGCAGTATGACACGCAGTGCTCGTTGGCAGGAG TGGGCGTGGAGATGGGAGACTGGCAGGAGGTCTGGGATGAGAACACTGGCTGCTACTATTACTGGAACACGCGGACCAACGAGGTGACCTGGGAGCTGCCGCAGTACCTCGCCACCCAGGTCCAGGGGCTGCAGCGCTATCAGCCCAG TTCTGTGGCAGGTGTCGATGGGAGTTTCCTGGTGGCTGCAGACCTGTACCCTCAGGAGAAAGGGGTCACTGTTGCCAGCATTAGCCGTGGGACTGTCCTACCCAAGCGAGAGGTGAAGAAG GAGGTGAATGAAGGCGTCCAGGCCCTCTCGAGCAGTGAAGAGGAGAAGAAGGGGGTGGCGGCATCCCTGCTGGCTCCGCTGGTCCCTGAGGtggtgaaggaggaagaggagcgctggaggaggaaggtgatcTGTAAGGAGGAGGTGGAGCCGGTGCTAGCGGAGGAGATGGCTGCGGGGGAAGTGGCGGTGGCTGCTGACAAGCAGGACCCTTGCAGGGATGCTCTGGAAGACCCTTCCCAGGAGGGTCTGTGCAGTGTAGTGCAGTCAGGGGAgagcagcgaggaggaggaggagcaggacacGCTGGAGCTGGAGATGGTGTTGGAGAGGAAGAAG GCGGAGCTGCGAGCCTTGGAGGAGGGAGATGGCAGTGTCTCGGGTTCCAGCCCGCTCTCCGATGGGAGCCAGTCAGCATCTCTTGACACAGCACCCAAGCTGCCCTCCATGCAAGGGAAGTGGAAGCTTTTTGTCGGGGTTGCCAGCCCAGAGTCCACCAGCCGTGGCTCTAGCAAGACTGGCCGAGAGACTCCAGAAATCAAGGAAGCAG CAGCGAGTGCAGAAGCAGCTGAGGAGACGTCAGACAaagagctggagccagaggaggtCCAGGACAAAGTGAAAGTGCAGGGAGCGCCCAAAGCAGAAGATGAGGAGCAGGACCTGAAG TTTCAGATCGGAGAGCTGGCAAATACCCTGACTAGTAAGCTGGAGTTCCTGGGCATCAACAGACAATCCATGTCCAACTTCCACATGCTGCTGTTGCAGACTGAG ACCCGGATTGCAGACTGGCGCGAAGGAGCTCTCAATGGAAACTACCTCAAACGCAAACTGCAAGATGCAGCCGAACAGCTAAAACAGTATGAAATAAACGCCACCCCTAAAGGCTGGTCCTGCCACTGGGACAG GGACCATAGGCGCTATTTCTATGTTAACGAGCAGACAGGAGAGTCCCAGTGGGAGTTCCCGGatggtgaggaggaagaggacggGCAGGCCCCGGACAGTAAAGCTGAGGCTGTTCCCAAACCAGCTCCGAAGGAGAAAGCTGAGTCCGGTGGTGAATCCACGGTGGAGAACTCCACAG GTCCTCTCAGCAAAGAGCCCTTCTCCGGCCAAGTTCCTGCCACGTCCCTTGTGCCGCTCACTCCGTTTTGGACTATGCTTCAGTCTTCTGTCcccgtgctccagccccctctgcccttGGAGgtgcccccacctcctccccctccgccAGAGTCACCCCCGccaccgccgccgccgccaccgcctCCTGGGGAGGACGGAGAGATCCAGGAGGTAGAGATGGAGGACGAGGAAAGTGAGGAACCACCAGCCCCAGGAACAGAGGAAGATGCTCCTCTGAAACCGCTTCTCCGCCCAGCCgtcaccagcagccag AGTAACTCCGAAGGCAACACCTCCACTGCCCTCACCGCTAAACCACAGAAGAGGAAAGCCGGTGAGATGAGCACGGGGCTGGTTCAGCGAGCAGCGACCATCGGCAGCTGTCCCGTTCTCTACAGCCAGCCCGTCATGGCAGCCA GCCCTCAGCCCATGGGGCTGAGTCTCCAGCCGAGTTACCTGGGCGTGACCGCACCAGCCATCATGAGCTATTCGGAATGTGCCGTGCCCACTGGTCTCGCGGCCACCATGGCGCAGCCAGCCCCCGCACGAGGAGCCCTCCCTGCCAAGGGGGCCATGGAGCAgccacctcccccacctccaccgcaGCCGCCGCCACCGCCTCCCCCAACCACCAAAGCACCGCCTCCCGAGAAACCTCGCAAGGGGAGAAGGGACAAG GGCAAGAAGGGGAAAGCGAAGATGCCGTCACTGGTGAAGAAGTGGCAGAGTATCCAGCGGGAGCTGGACGAGGAAGAGAACTCCAGCTCCAGCGAGGAGGACCGGGAGCTCACCTCTCAGAAGCGCATCGAGgagtggaagcagcagcagctagtgAG
- the FNBP4 gene encoding formin-binding protein 4 isoform X4 yields MGKKGRAAPGRRPILQLSPPGPRAARDGPAPPDVSSGSEADEPEVTGEVPRTVPNPPQMTAPAGPAAVKPTGGLRLLGAYADSDDEEGEAPEKSVPSTDANGSNSTDIDSTLANFLAEIDAITAPPQPAESTGASSAPPPTPPRPEPKEPASSHPSATANGTGSAQPAEWQYDTQCSLAGVGVEMGDWQEVWDENTGCYYYWNTRTNEVTWELPQYLATQVQGLQRYQPSSVAGVDGSFLVAADLYPQEKGVTVASISRGTVLPKREVKKEVNEGVQALSSSEEEKKGVAASLLAPLVPEVVKEEEERWRRKVICKEEVEPVLAEEMAAGEVAVAADKQDPCRDALEDPSQEGLCSVVQSGESSEEEEEQDTLELEMVLERKKAELRALEEGDGSVSGSSPLSDGSQSASLDTAPKLPSMQGKWKLFVGVASPESTSRGSSKTGRETPEIKEAASAEAAEETSDKELEPEEVQDKVKVQGAPKAEDEEQDLKFQIGELANTLTSKLEFLGINRQSMSNFHMLLLQTETRIADWREGALNGNYLKRKLQDAAEQLKQYEINATPKGWSCHWDRDHRRYFYVNEQTGESQWEFPDGEEEEDGQAPDSKAEAVPKPAPKEKAESGGESTVENSTGPLSKEPFSGQVPATSLVPLTPFWTMLQSSVPVLQPPLPLEVPPPPPPPPESPPPPPPPPPPPGEDGEIQEVEMEDEESEEPPAPGTEEDAPLKPLLRPAVTSSQSNSEGNTSTALTAKPQKRKAGEMSTGLVQRAATIGSCPVLYSQPVMAASPQPMGLSLQPSYLGVTAPAIMSYSECAVPTGLAATMAQPAPARGALPAKGAMEQPPPPPPPQPPPPPPPTTKAPPPEKPRKGRRDKGKKGKAKMPSLVKKWQSIQRELDEEENSSSSEEDRELTSQKRIEEWKQQQLVSGMAERNANFEALPEDWRARLKRRKTTSST; encoded by the exons ATGGGGAAGAAGGGTCGCGCGGCGCCGGGCCGCCGGCCCATCCTGCAGCTCTCCCCGCCCGGGCCCCGCGCCGCCCGCGACGGGCCGGCCCCGCCCGACGTCAGCTCGGGCTCGGAAGCGG ATGAACCCGAGGTGACTGGGGAGGTTCCCAGAACAGTTCCAAACCCGCCCCAAATGACTGCACCTGCTGGTCCGGCAGCTGTCAAGCCAACAG GTGGCTTACGTTTGCTCGGTGCTTACGCAGACAGTGATGATGAGGAGGGAGAGGCACCTGAGAAATCAGTGCCGTCCACAGATGCAAACGGCAGCAATTCGACAGACATTGACAGCACGCTGGCAAATTTTCTGGCG GAGATTGATGCCATTACAGCTCCGCCCCAGCCTGCTGAATCGACGGGTGCCTCCTCTGCGCCCCCGCCGACTCCGCCGCGCCCAGAGCCGAAGGAGCCTGCCTCGAGCCATCCCTCGGCTACGGCGAACGGGACGGGCTCTGCCCAGCCGGCGGAGTGGCAGTATGACACGCAGTGCTCGTTGGCAGGAG TGGGCGTGGAGATGGGAGACTGGCAGGAGGTCTGGGATGAGAACACTGGCTGCTACTATTACTGGAACACGCGGACCAACGAGGTGACCTGGGAGCTGCCGCAGTACCTCGCCACCCAGGTCCAGGGGCTGCAGCGCTATCAGCCCAG TTCTGTGGCAGGTGTCGATGGGAGTTTCCTGGTGGCTGCAGACCTGTACCCTCAGGAGAAAGGGGTCACTGTTGCCAGCATTAGCCGTGGGACTGTCCTACCCAAGCGAGAGGTGAAGAAG GAGGTGAATGAAGGCGTCCAGGCCCTCTCGAGCAGTGAAGAGGAGAAGAAGGGGGTGGCGGCATCCCTGCTGGCTCCGCTGGTCCCTGAGGtggtgaaggaggaagaggagcgctggaggaggaaggtgatcTGTAAGGAGGAGGTGGAGCCGGTGCTAGCGGAGGAGATGGCTGCGGGGGAAGTGGCGGTGGCTGCTGACAAGCAGGACCCTTGCAGGGATGCTCTGGAAGACCCTTCCCAGGAGGGTCTGTGCAGTGTAGTGCAGTCAGGGGAgagcagcgaggaggaggaggagcaggacacGCTGGAGCTGGAGATGGTGTTGGAGAGGAAGAAG GCGGAGCTGCGAGCCTTGGAGGAGGGAGATGGCAGTGTCTCGGGTTCCAGCCCGCTCTCCGATGGGAGCCAGTCAGCATCTCTTGACACAGCACCCAAGCTGCCCTCCATGCAAGGGAAGTGGAAGCTTTTTGTCGGGGTTGCCAGCCCAGAGTCCACCAGCCGTGGCTCTAGCAAGACTGGCCGAGAGACTCCAGAAATCAAGGAAGCAG CGAGTGCAGAAGCAGCTGAGGAGACGTCAGACAaagagctggagccagaggaggtCCAGGACAAAGTGAAAGTGCAGGGAGCGCCCAAAGCAGAAGATGAGGAGCAGGACCTGAAG TTTCAGATCGGAGAGCTGGCAAATACCCTGACTAGTAAGCTGGAGTTCCTGGGCATCAACAGACAATCCATGTCCAACTTCCACATGCTGCTGTTGCAGACTGAG ACCCGGATTGCAGACTGGCGCGAAGGAGCTCTCAATGGAAACTACCTCAAACGCAAACTGCAAGATGCAGCCGAACAGCTAAAACAGTATGAAATAAACGCCACCCCTAAAGGCTGGTCCTGCCACTGGGACAG GGACCATAGGCGCTATTTCTATGTTAACGAGCAGACAGGAGAGTCCCAGTGGGAGTTCCCGGatggtgaggaggaagaggacggGCAGGCCCCGGACAGTAAAGCTGAGGCTGTTCCCAAACCAGCTCCGAAGGAGAAAGCTGAGTCCGGTGGTGAATCCACGGTGGAGAACTCCACAG GTCCTCTCAGCAAAGAGCCCTTCTCCGGCCAAGTTCCTGCCACGTCCCTTGTGCCGCTCACTCCGTTTTGGACTATGCTTCAGTCTTCTGTCcccgtgctccagccccctctgcccttGGAGgtgcccccacctcctccccctccgccAGAGTCACCCCCGccaccgccgccgccgccaccgcctCCTGGGGAGGACGGAGAGATCCAGGAGGTAGAGATGGAGGACGAGGAAAGTGAGGAACCACCAGCCCCAGGAACAGAGGAAGATGCTCCTCTGAAACCGCTTCTCCGCCCAGCCgtcaccagcagccag AGTAACTCCGAAGGCAACACCTCCACTGCCCTCACCGCTAAACCACAGAAGAGGAAAGCCGGTGAGATGAGCACGGGGCTGGTTCAGCGAGCAGCGACCATCGGCAGCTGTCCCGTTCTCTACAGCCAGCCCGTCATGGCAGCCA GCCCTCAGCCCATGGGGCTGAGTCTCCAGCCGAGTTACCTGGGCGTGACCGCACCAGCCATCATGAGCTATTCGGAATGTGCCGTGCCCACTGGTCTCGCGGCCACCATGGCGCAGCCAGCCCCCGCACGAGGAGCCCTCCCTGCCAAGGGGGCCATGGAGCAgccacctcccccacctccaccgcaGCCGCCGCCACCGCCTCCCCCAACCACCAAAGCACCGCCTCCCGAGAAACCTCGCAAGGGGAGAAGGGACAAG GGCAAGAAGGGGAAAGCGAAGATGCCGTCACTGGTGAAGAAGTGGCAGAGTATCCAGCGGGAGCTGGACGAGGAAGAGAACTCCAGCTCCAGCGAGGAGGACCGGGAGCTCACCTCTCAGAAGCGCATCGAGgagtggaagcagcagcagctagtgAG
- the FNBP4 gene encoding formin-binding protein 4 isoform X2 codes for MGKKGRAAPGRRPILQLSPPGPRAARDGPAPPDVSSGSEADEPEVTGEVPRTVPNPPQMTAPAGPAAVKPTGGLRLLGAYADSDDEEGEAPEKSVPSTDANGSNSTDIDSTLANFLAEIDAITAPPQPAESTGASSAPPPTPPRPEPKEPASSHPSATANGTGSAQPAEWQYDTQCSLAGVGVEMGDWQEVWDENTGCYYYWNTRTNEVTWELPQYLATQVQGLQRYQPSSVAGVDGSFLVAADLYPQEKGVTVASISRGTVLPKREVKKEVNEGVQALSSSEEEKKGVAASLLAPLVPEVVKEEEERWRRKVICKEEVEPVLAEEMAAGEVAVAADKQDPCRDALEDPSQEGLCSVVQSGESSEEEEEQDTLELEMVLERKKAELRALEEGDGSVSGSSPLSDGSQSASLDTAPKLPSMQGKWKLFVGVASPESTSRGSSKTGRETPEIKEAASAEAAEETSDKELEPEEVQDKVKVQGAPKAEDEEQDLKFQIGELANTLTSKLEFLGINRQSMSNFHMLLLQTETRIADWREGALNGNYLKRKLQDAAEQLKQYEINATPKGWSCHWDRDHRRYFYVNEQTGESQWEFPDGEEEEDGQAPDSKAEAVPKPAPKEKAESGGESTVENSTGPLSKEPFSGQVPATSLVPLTPFWTMLQSSVPVLQPPLPLEVPPPPPPPPESPPPPPPPPPPPGEDGEIQEVEMEDEESEEPPAPGTEEDAPLKPLLRPAVTSSQSNSEGNTSTALTAKPQKRKAGEMSTGLVQRAATIGSCPVLYSQPVMAAISAGPQPMGLSLQPSYLGVTAPAIMSYSECAVPTGLAATMAQPAPARGALPAKGAMEQPPPPPPPQPPPPPPPTTKAPPPEKPRKGRRDKGKKGKAKMPSLVKKWQSIQRELDEEENSSSSEEDRELTSQKRIEEWKQQQLVSGMAERNANFEALPEDWRARLKRRKTTSST; via the exons ATGGGGAAGAAGGGTCGCGCGGCGCCGGGCCGCCGGCCCATCCTGCAGCTCTCCCCGCCCGGGCCCCGCGCCGCCCGCGACGGGCCGGCCCCGCCCGACGTCAGCTCGGGCTCGGAAGCGG ATGAACCCGAGGTGACTGGGGAGGTTCCCAGAACAGTTCCAAACCCGCCCCAAATGACTGCACCTGCTGGTCCGGCAGCTGTCAAGCCAACAG GTGGCTTACGTTTGCTCGGTGCTTACGCAGACAGTGATGATGAGGAGGGAGAGGCACCTGAGAAATCAGTGCCGTCCACAGATGCAAACGGCAGCAATTCGACAGACATTGACAGCACGCTGGCAAATTTTCTGGCG GAGATTGATGCCATTACAGCTCCGCCCCAGCCTGCTGAATCGACGGGTGCCTCCTCTGCGCCCCCGCCGACTCCGCCGCGCCCAGAGCCGAAGGAGCCTGCCTCGAGCCATCCCTCGGCTACGGCGAACGGGACGGGCTCTGCCCAGCCGGCGGAGTGGCAGTATGACACGCAGTGCTCGTTGGCAGGAG TGGGCGTGGAGATGGGAGACTGGCAGGAGGTCTGGGATGAGAACACTGGCTGCTACTATTACTGGAACACGCGGACCAACGAGGTGACCTGGGAGCTGCCGCAGTACCTCGCCACCCAGGTCCAGGGGCTGCAGCGCTATCAGCCCAG TTCTGTGGCAGGTGTCGATGGGAGTTTCCTGGTGGCTGCAGACCTGTACCCTCAGGAGAAAGGGGTCACTGTTGCCAGCATTAGCCGTGGGACTGTCCTACCCAAGCGAGAGGTGAAGAAG GAGGTGAATGAAGGCGTCCAGGCCCTCTCGAGCAGTGAAGAGGAGAAGAAGGGGGTGGCGGCATCCCTGCTGGCTCCGCTGGTCCCTGAGGtggtgaaggaggaagaggagcgctggaggaggaaggtgatcTGTAAGGAGGAGGTGGAGCCGGTGCTAGCGGAGGAGATGGCTGCGGGGGAAGTGGCGGTGGCTGCTGACAAGCAGGACCCTTGCAGGGATGCTCTGGAAGACCCTTCCCAGGAGGGTCTGTGCAGTGTAGTGCAGTCAGGGGAgagcagcgaggaggaggaggagcaggacacGCTGGAGCTGGAGATGGTGTTGGAGAGGAAGAAG GCGGAGCTGCGAGCCTTGGAGGAGGGAGATGGCAGTGTCTCGGGTTCCAGCCCGCTCTCCGATGGGAGCCAGTCAGCATCTCTTGACACAGCACCCAAGCTGCCCTCCATGCAAGGGAAGTGGAAGCTTTTTGTCGGGGTTGCCAGCCCAGAGTCCACCAGCCGTGGCTCTAGCAAGACTGGCCGAGAGACTCCAGAAATCAAGGAAGCAG CGAGTGCAGAAGCAGCTGAGGAGACGTCAGACAaagagctggagccagaggaggtCCAGGACAAAGTGAAAGTGCAGGGAGCGCCCAAAGCAGAAGATGAGGAGCAGGACCTGAAG TTTCAGATCGGAGAGCTGGCAAATACCCTGACTAGTAAGCTGGAGTTCCTGGGCATCAACAGACAATCCATGTCCAACTTCCACATGCTGCTGTTGCAGACTGAG ACCCGGATTGCAGACTGGCGCGAAGGAGCTCTCAATGGAAACTACCTCAAACGCAAACTGCAAGATGCAGCCGAACAGCTAAAACAGTATGAAATAAACGCCACCCCTAAAGGCTGGTCCTGCCACTGGGACAG GGACCATAGGCGCTATTTCTATGTTAACGAGCAGACAGGAGAGTCCCAGTGGGAGTTCCCGGatggtgaggaggaagaggacggGCAGGCCCCGGACAGTAAAGCTGAGGCTGTTCCCAAACCAGCTCCGAAGGAGAAAGCTGAGTCCGGTGGTGAATCCACGGTGGAGAACTCCACAG GTCCTCTCAGCAAAGAGCCCTTCTCCGGCCAAGTTCCTGCCACGTCCCTTGTGCCGCTCACTCCGTTTTGGACTATGCTTCAGTCTTCTGTCcccgtgctccagccccctctgcccttGGAGgtgcccccacctcctccccctccgccAGAGTCACCCCCGccaccgccgccgccgccaccgcctCCTGGGGAGGACGGAGAGATCCAGGAGGTAGAGATGGAGGACGAGGAAAGTGAGGAACCACCAGCCCCAGGAACAGAGGAAGATGCTCCTCTGAAACCGCTTCTCCGCCCAGCCgtcaccagcagccag AGTAACTCCGAAGGCAACACCTCCACTGCCCTCACCGCTAAACCACAGAAGAGGAAAGCCGGTGAGATGAGCACGGGGCTGGTTCAGCGAGCAGCGACCATCGGCAGCTGTCCCGTTCTCTACAGCCAGCCCGTCATGGCAGCCA TATCCGCAGGCCCTCAGCCCATGGGGCTGAGTCTCCAGCCGAGTTACCTGGGCGTGACCGCACCAGCCATCATGAGCTATTCGGAATGTGCCGTGCCCACTGGTCTCGCGGCCACCATGGCGCAGCCAGCCCCCGCACGAGGAGCCCTCCCTGCCAAGGGGGCCATGGAGCAgccacctcccccacctccaccgcaGCCGCCGCCACCGCCTCCCCCAACCACCAAAGCACCGCCTCCCGAGAAACCTCGCAAGGGGAGAAGGGACAAG GGCAAGAAGGGGAAAGCGAAGATGCCGTCACTGGTGAAGAAGTGGCAGAGTATCCAGCGGGAGCTGGACGAGGAAGAGAACTCCAGCTCCAGCGAGGAGGACCGGGAGCTCACCTCTCAGAAGCGCATCGAGgagtggaagcagcagcagctagtgAG